The sequence below is a genomic window from Lolium perenne isolate Kyuss_39 chromosome 4, Kyuss_2.0, whole genome shotgun sequence.
ATGTGGGAAGGAAAATAAGTGAAAAAAGCAAATGATCACCTAGAGTTGCTTCTGAATGTTTTCTTTTTTCCATTAAATTTTATTGAAAAACTTCCTCTTCAAATTTGCATTTTTTCTCTATATGACTATTATATCCTTTAGGTGATGTTGCTTCAGTTCCTCGTGGTTGAGGTGAGGACTAATTCCTTTTCCTTGCCCTTCTATGCCTAATTGTCTTTGTAGCTCTAGCAAGTTTATTATCTATTAATTTTCTTTGTATGTATGTACATTGTTTATAATTCGGAGCTCAGTGTTTGATTTAGTTTTGGAGTGATCGAACTAAATGTTCACTTTTGTTGTATACTTAAAAGTGCTTGGTGAATTGCTTacatttaattatggtagatttatACCTAGGGGTTGTGAAGATATGCTTTTTAGTGTTGTTACCAGAGGAAGATTGCGGGATTCTCAAAGTAACTTCTATCTGGTTGTTTTCAATACATTTAATGGTTGACATCTTCGGTTCGTGCATAGTCTACTACTAGCCCTCCTATTTTTCTCATGATCTGCTCTCGTTTATTATGTCTCTTGTTACACTTCCTTGAATTTTTTAGGTATTGTAAACTAAGATAGTCTACTAGCCCTTCTATTTTTCTCATGATCTGCTCTATTTGTTCTGTCTCTTGTTAGACTTCCTTTAATTGTTTAGGTATTGTAAACTAAGATGGGGTTTGCTTCTGTAAGTCTCTGTTATATTGATATATTTAAAGGCATGTTGTGATCTAAGAACTTTATTATCAATGGTGACAAGCTTAGCTTGAAATTACAAGGATCTTTATTGATTGTGTAGCCATTTCCTAAGAAAGTAAGAACCTTAATGGTTTTTTTACCCCAGTTTAGTTGTTCAAATGTGTTCATCACATTTAGCATCTGGAAGGCATGATTACCAGTTGTTAAAGACTTCTTTATAGGCAACCTTTAGAAGAAACAAGCTTAGGCAGAATATATTGCATCTGCTATTGCAAAGTAATTTGCATAACTTGGTAGGTGTATATATTTTGGGTCTCATGTGGGAAGGAAAATAAGTGAAAAAGCAAATGATCACCTAGAGTTGCTTCGAATGTTTTCTTTTTTTCCATTAAATTTTATTGAAAAAACTTCCTCTTGTGCATTTTTTTCTCTATATGACTCCTATATCCTTTAGGTGATGTTGCTTCAATTCCTCGTGGTTGAGGTGAGGACTAATTCCTTTTCCTTGCCCTTCTATGCCTAATTGTATTTGTAGCTCTAGCAAGTTTATTATCTATTAATTTTCTCTGGATGTATGTACATTGTTTATAATTCGGAGCCCAGTGTTTGATTTAATTTTGGAGTGATCGAACTAAATGTTCACTTTTGTTGTATACTTAAAAGTGCTTGGTGAATTGCTTACATTTAATTACGGTAGATTTATACCTAGGGGTTGTGAAGATATGCTTTTTAGTGTTGTTACCGGAGGCAGATTGCTGGGATTCTCAAAGTAACTTCTATCTGGTTGTTTTCGATACATTTAATGGTTGACATCTTCGGTCCGTGCATAGTCTACTACTAGCCCTCCTATTTTTCTCATGATCtgctctgtttattatgtctcttGTTACACTTCCTTGAATTTTTTAGGTATTGTAAACTAAGGTAGTCTACTAGCCCTTCTATTTTTCTCATGATCTGCTCTATTTGTTCTGTCTCTTGTTAGACTTCCTTTAATTGTTTAGGTATTGTAAACTAAGATGGGGTTTGCTTCTGTACTTTATTTGTTTCCCACAGAGTAGTGTTGTTCATTCAAAATAATTCGAACACTGGCTGCAAGCCTGAATCCTGTGTGAAACCGAGCGCTAAGCCAGCTCGAGTGATGCAGGGTGACGATGACCAAAGCGTGCAGTGCAGCAGCCTGGCAGGCGACAGCATTAAGACCACAAGCATAGCTTTAGAGACAGTTCTCATCGAACGACGATAAGCACAGCTGATGTAAAGACGCCAAGGTGAGCTTTCTCCCAGCCCCTGCCTCTATCCAAGCCTGTGTGATGTGCATGTGCTTTGCTTCCTTTCTTGTTTTTTTCTTTAGGAAAATGGACAACGAGAATAATTTTTTGTGAAATCATCTGAGAGCTTCAACTGTGTTGTGTTACCTGGGAAGTGCAGGGTATGTTTTGGATGATTCGGTGCCTCTCGTTCATGGCAACGAGGATCAGATCAGCTGCCAAGAGATGTATTTCGCGAATCTGCAGTTGTTGGTGCAGAGTCAGCTGTTGAATCTCCGGCTCCACCAGACGATAGAAGGTGGGTGAGTCTTGGCCAGTCAAAGGTTTATTTGTTGGACATGTCGTAACGGAGAATGTAATTGCAGCTGCGGAGCAGGGCTGTGAAGCAATCAAGCGTTGCAGTTGACAAGAAAAAATCCCAGAGGTGGCTGGGTGCATTGTTCCTACTTCATAGGTATGAGCATTGAACTTAATTCGAAGAGCCACTAGGCTTTCAAAGTTGGTACGAGGTTAGAAATATCTGCCTATGTTTTTTTTCTGCGGTAACATTACTAGATAAGGGTAGACCCTTGTCTTTTTATCTGTGGTAACATCTTCAGAAGGGTACAAGCTTATGTTTTTATCTATAATAATATGTTCTGAGAGCAATGATTTAATGATTTAAATCTTCTGGTCTTTTTCTTGATGACTTTGGTCTGTCGTTATCTGGTTTAGGCGCTTAAATAAAATACAAGGCCTGATGCATGGTAAAGTGCTTATGTGGAGTAATTTGTTATATATTTATTGCTCAACACCGAGTTAAACTGTTTTGCAGGCGAAGTACATGAGCTCCATCGTTTATTTGCTGCGGATAACACTGACATGTTTGGGGCATCAAGGGTGTTAAACCCAATCTGGTCATCTGACCGATCGATCAATGAAATTGTATTATTGTAGTTGTAAGATCGATTCGCTAAGTGAGCCTTGGCGATATTTTTGTACGGAGCACCTCGGTTCCCTATCGTCGATGTTCTGAAATATAGTGCTACAAACTACTCCTAACTACCTATGTAGAGATCCATGCTACGTCGCTTGACGTATATGCAGTGTATgctctatgcaagactttttttgtttttattttgtttttagcTTCATGCATGCTTGGTGGCGGTTTGAAAATGACTGGTCGCGCTTGCTGCACTATGCGATTGTGTTAGAACTTCAATATTAAGGTCCTCGAACTTTCCTTGGAAAATAGTTATATGAGCTACTATTTTGCTTTTTTTCCTTGGCGTTGAAATTGTCATATCTTAATGCAGCACCTCGATGGAATGGTGTTTCTACAATTATACCAAAGCTGTTAAATTTCAAGGTAATTTTTAATACTAAAATAAGATAAAACTTATAGCTTAAATGTTGCTTTGATTTTttccatttgcgcgatagcgcaacgggtcatctagtataTAAGATACTGCAACTGTCCTTCGTGAGACGAAGTATTCTGAAATTGTATTAAAACATTGTGCAGGTGACTTCTAGTTCTGGGTTAAGTTGGCTAGAGACTAGCAGCTCCAAAAATGAAAGGAGCTAACCTTCTTTGCAGGTCTCATTACAACCACGGTTTTACCCTCTCTATCAGTGAAATTTGCCCTGTACAACTTACCTGTTTCTGCTTCAACAGAAACGTCAGGCTGAAATGAAGTAGAAACCAATAATGGAACGTTTAGCCACTTGACAAGGTTTATAAACAAACATCActtaagaaaagcaatcaaggacAATGAGAGCAAAAAATTACCCAGCGAACATCCTCAGGCCTCTTAGCTAACCTCCATTTGAGACTTTCTTCCAGCATCTTTCTAGACCTGTCAACATTCCAGTTGCGAGCTTCTAGGTATCTTATCAAGCATGATTCATTGCAGTACTTCTCTCCACGGGCAGACAAAGGACCAAGTGCGGCTCTCAGTTCATTGATCTGCACACAGGACGAATTGATGAGAAGATAGTTTACATATTGAAGTAAAAAAGATAGAAAAATAAGTATATGTCAACCTTGTATAatttattcagataaaggatgaacTGAAGTTTTCAGTTTTCTGGGGCAATTGGTAGTATTTTCTATTTTTGAGCTGGACGCGACAAGCAGTAAGTACTGATTGCTTAGGAACTTCTAGTAAAGTGAAAATCCTAAAAAGGGTCACAGGAGAGCTCCTTATGCTTGGGAAAAGACATTTTGTCAAATGATCATTATTGATAGAAGGTAAGACATGACCATTCTTCGAAGGAAGTATTTAAAGTAGATTATACAGCTAGATTCACGAATTATATATTTAAAGAAGTGCACATATGTTAGTAATTAGAGTTGTCAATGTATAAAACTGATTTGTTATCATGCTAAAAAGAAATTCTGGAGAAGGTAAAGTCACAACATTCGTAACAAAAGAACTGAGAATAAACTGTTTGGCTCGTATAAAGATATAGTATATATCCTACAACTGCTAGTAGGATATATGTTCCCATATATAAGAGATAAACTGCATAtctctttttcttgttttaatattccACAACCTTTCAGGCCACTTACAGTTTCACCAAATTTCATTTGTTTTAAAATGCATATAGGACATTGTTAGTTTCTCTTAGAGGAAAAATCAACATAACAATTAGAGACTAAAAGCCATGTCCTTTTTTCCAATACCTTTGCTTGTCTCTGCTCAGCATCATCCAAATTAAAATGCGGGGTGTTCTTTCTCCAGAACATGTTTTCGTCAACTCTCAGTGATGGTCAGCCCTTACATTGATAATAAAGTTTTTGAGTAAAATTTGGTAACCATGTTAAGCCCTTGTGCAATCCTACTTCAAATGTTCAAGTACAATTCAATTTTAGAAGTTTATGAAATATCTATTAAAAACAACAAAATATGGAATGAAAGTCAATTAACAAACATGCATTATCTGGAAAACACCCTTTCCTGACCCTGAACCATCTCCACTGACCAGCAGGAAAACCTATGAATAGTGACTGGTTATGGAATCATAGGATCGTACGATGTGGTTTCGACAGAAAAATCGTCACAGATGGGGCCAAATTTTGGACCATTAGGGGTTTTGTCTTATCCCTAACGGACTTAGGGGGTGTATAATGGTAATATCTTAGGAGTGCTACGTAGGATAAATgatgatgtggaggagagagaacgTTGAAAAAAAGGTTTGCCTTCTTTTAGTAAAGAGATCTTATAAACCTATTGTGCATCATGTTTTATTTATATCTAGATTACGTGGCGAAATTAAGATAAGACAGTCTTATCAACCATTGTCCGTGCCACCACTGACATGCTCTAATTTAGGTCCTTTTGAGCTGTAAATTCAAATTGTTGCAGCTACATTTTTTATCCCGTCAAATTAATCTAGCCCAAAAAAACATACCTCAACATAGAGGTATATAAACGCCTCCCAACCCTACTCAAACCTAAGCCCTTCCCCCATCTCCTGATTGTCTCCACGTCCACGGACCGCTCCTAATTCACTCCACATACCTCTTTGTCTCCTTGTTTAGCACCTCAAACTACCACCAACAAGTTCTTGGTTCCCTGCAACTAGGTGATGGCTGCCGCCACCAGATCCATGGAGGGCATCGCCTCAACCTCAGATTCAGGTAATAGCCTCCACCTCCTTTCCCGTTGGTACCAACAAAATGGATGGCAccgcctccacctccatatcgttcAAGGCACCTACGCTGCCAAGAAATGGCCTTCCCTTTATCATgtaatctctttctctctctatatatatacacatgtgtgtgtgcgtgtgtgtgtcatTCTCATTTGTTTCTCTCTAGTCATAGACCTCACAACGACCtctagatcatgggtagccacaaaGGAAACGGCGGCAAGATCGACATGATCACGAGGGCCACAAAAATCCTACAAGGCATATTTTAAGCTGATCTCAATGGACGAAAGTGGTGCTGCCTCCCCAACTTTGTCGCGGAGAGTGTCCAACGCGGAAAGATTATTCAGGCAGGCTTCCCGTCGTGCACAGGGGTACAAAAATGTTCTGTTGGGCTCAACATAGCGCCTCGCCTATTGCTGGCAACACAAATCGCCACACAGTAGAGGGGAGGTATATAGGGCTGGGATGTGGAACCCTCCGAGTGACACATGAAATGTTAGTCGGAGCGCTCCTTCCTGACCTACCCGACTTTACAACTTCCAAGTCCCACGTGAGTAGCTCTTGATGTGCTCCATCTTATGCAAGAGAAGGACATGGATCTTGGAGTGGGGGAGATGCCGCAAGGGCTTCCTTTGAGAGGGATGCTGAATGACACGACTCCGAATGGAGGGtacgtaagagcatctctaacagagcccgtaaacgtGCAAACTGTAAAACGTGAGTTCAGGCCACTGAACTTGTGTTCACGGGTTGAAAAAGTTGCGGCGCAGATCAGAGCCCGAAAACTAAAACTGCAAAAAGGCATATTCTAAAATATGCCACTGGGCCCACCTTCTTTTTCCACcacatcttcttcttcctttatcTTCTTGAAACATCACACGAGCCCGCGCAGCTCTGCCCCGCCCCGGCCACCCCGCCCAGCCCCGCCCAGCGCCGGCCGCGCTCCGCCTCGCCCAGGCCCGCCCCGGCACCGCCCCGCCGCATCTCCCAGGCCCGCCCCGCCCGCCCCGGCACACCCCAGCCCCGGCCGCCCCGGCACGCCCCAGCCCCGGCCCTGCGAGTGCTGCCACGCCACGCCCGCGCCGGGCCGCATGGCCGCCTCTCCCAGTTCCGCGTGGCCCGCCGCTCTCGGCCGCGCCGCTTCGCCCTCGCCGCGCCACCTCCGGCCGCCCCAGCCCCGCTTGCGCCACCTCGACCGCGCCGCTTCCGCCGGCCTCGTCTGCCCCGCCCCGCCCAACACCGGCAGAATTTGGTTGATCTCCGGCATAATTTTGTCGAATTTTGGTTCTATTCCGGTAGTCCTCCGGCGGAAGTGCACTGTTTCGAGCTGAAGTTTCAGCCCGCCAAAACACCACTAGGAGTACAATTCAGCGTTCAGTTTGACCTTTCGACCCCTACAAATAGGGGCCAGAGTTTCGTTTCAGTCTCGGCCCGTAAATTTTTTTTCGGTTTTGTCCCGTTTACAGTAACTGATCTGCGCCGATTTTCGAACTGAACCCGTATACTGGCGGTTATTTTTCGATTTTGGGacttttacgggctctgttaaagATGCTCTAACTACCTATGGGCTTGATCCTGAAGGGAGGGAGGTGGATCGGCATGTCTTTGGAAGGAGGGATGTGGATTAGCGAAGGCACATGGAGGAGCGGACCGATCAATGGCAGATGGGCATTGACTGACGGTGCGGCAAAGCCTGACATAGACCTTTGACGGCAGAGTGTAGGTAGCCTATCCGTTGGTAGCTTAGGTAGCCAATCCTAGTTTGCATCGTTCAGGGGCATGACAACCCCTCCAACCAGAGAGGAAAGTGGCGTGAGTGGACTGGCACAAAGCGTACAGCCATCGCATCATAGCGCCCGACAAAGGACATAGCGCATGGTCGCCCGTCTGCAGCGCGGATCGAGCCGAGGTGCGTCGCGGCTACGGTCGTGTCGTCCCTCCAGTATGGGGAGCAACCCGCCTCAAGGTGCAACGTGACATGGTGCAGTGCTGCAGGACCCGGACAAGGGGAGCGCACGGCACAACAAGGATCAGAACTGAGCAGCGGCCCGGCGCAACAGCGGGCAAAAGTAGGGAGAGGGGACCGGACTCTGGCCAGGGAGGTGGAGGCGCTTCAGAGTAGGGGTGTGGCGGTGCTCCCTTGACCCTTGGCGAGAGGAGGCGCAGCTCACGGTGTTGGGAGGAGCTCCGCTCCTCTCACTTCTCTTTCAAAGGTCCGTTCATGGTTCGGTATTATGGCGTCTTAGGCCTAGAGGAACCACACCAATCCATCCCTAATTTATTGGAATTTCCTGGGGATTTTGGGATGGAAGCCATCTTGCCTCCTCGTGTGGGGAGGTGCTAACCATCACCCCTTAGCGATGGATAAACTGTTAATTGGCCTGGCCCATTAGTTCGGTTCTTTCAAAAATTCCAAAATTCGAAATTTCTTTAGATTTGAAATTTGCTCAGAATTGAAATTTTCTCATATTCGAAAATTGCTTAGATTTCAAATTTGCCCAAATTCAAAATTTGCTTAAATTTAAAAATTGCCTAGATTCGAAACTTGCTCAGATTTGAAATTTACTTACTTTAAAATTTGCTTAACTTTAAAATTTTGCTCgactttaaatttgttaaaaaagaaaaaacagaaaaataaaaaatcgaaaatcaaagaaaaatcgaAAGAAAACCGAAACCCAAGAAAAACCAGAAAAAACTCGACAAAAACCGGAAAAAACCCGAGGCCTACTGCTCCCTGCCTGTTGATGGGCCGCGGTCCAAACTCACCACCACGCGGGCGATGGTTTGTACCCATCACCCGCAGGTGATGAATAGGATTTCCCTctcatgagggggggggggggggggggggtgttattTATAGATATATGCAAACCTGGCAAACGGGTCAAATATTCATGGGCCAGCCCGTTAGCACTTGTGATTGGCTCTTAATGGACTCGGCCCAACATAGCGATAAATGGGCCATGTGCGGCATGCGGCCCACCATGTGCCGTGACTGGCCACGACCTGGAGCCCGCATGCCAACAGGACACAGCTCGTTTATTTTTTCTAAACTTTTTTTCcccaaaaagaaaaaaacagacTAAAAGGCCTAAACGGGATGTCATGTTTAGTAATTGTGCCATGCCTAGCTGCCATCCAAGGCACACGTGGCGACACAGCACGACCCTCTTATATACGGGCCTCCATGGGTCGTGTCATGCCTAGTCCATTTAGGGGGAGGGTAGGTTGGGCCGTGCTAAGGCGGGCTtggccacctttggatatatgcaAAAGAGAAACACGGTACAAATAGTGTAGAATATGGCAGAAAAAAATGCAGGACACTAGGGagatgcaaaacaaaaaaaacgaGTAGGAAGTTGTAGAATAGAAAGTACAGTAGAAACGAGCGAAAAACACAATGGAGTCTAGTGCAACAATGTAATTGAGAAAAAACTCGTCGAAACAATCAAATCAGGATCTAATTTCAAAATGGATTTCGATTTGGAAGGTTTTTTGAAATCAATTTAAGAGGCGTCCCTGATTTACGATGGGGGATCACGCCTTGCTCTCCAATGCCGCCGCCAGCACCGTCAATATCCTATGGCCCTCCCTTGTTCGCTGTCGGAGGGCGCCATCTGCCAAAGCCCGGACGGCGTCGGGTGGGCGTGGAGGCTTAGGTCGGCGCTGCGACATGGGATGGTGGCTGGCGGCTGGCGCGGTGGTGACCCCAGCCAGTGCTGTGAGCTGGTAATGCCGTAATGGGGCTCTGGTTGTGCGGCGGCAGCGACTGAACCTAGCTGTTCGCGCTTATTGGTTTCGTGCGCGGATCCAGCTGCTCACTGACACTGATGGCCATTCgactcgagctgcaagggcagtggGTCGTCGGCAGATCGCGAGCCACCGGCATGTGCGGCGGCGGATCTGGCCCAGGTGGAATCGGCCTCCCGTGAGGTCGGGATTTGTTGTCCCTTGCAAAAAAGTTGTACGACGGCACCAAATAAGATTGGAAGATCCGTGTTACAAACTACATTGCAGGAAGATGTGCGTGAGGTTTCTCCAACGTTGATTTTGAAGAGAACGTTTGAACATGCTAGCCTTCATCATCTCGATTACTCGTATGGGCAGAAATCCTAGATCTCCTATCGCAGGATGAatcagaaagaagaagaagaagaagaagggctcaTAAGAAAATAGCTATAAAGATTTAGGAATCGCTACAGCTCTTCGGTTGATGCTACATTGCTGCGCATATTTAGATTCACAGCACGAAAAGGAAATAAAAAACTGGTTTCTAACAGGAAGATCTGAAGGATTTCAGGTTATTCATGGTTTCAGAGAGAATCATCGGAAGATGAGTATACAAGACAAGATTCAATCGCAGTACCTGCCAATCAATGGGAAAAAAGAGCATACCAGGATACGCGACCACGCGAGAAAGCCAGGAAACGAAGCAGCAGACCAAGAACTTGTCCGGCTCTAGCTGGCGTTAGTAGTAGAGAACTAGAAATAGATGTTGAGACTTGAGACTTGAGAGTTGGAACGCACTTCTCTCCTCCCGTACTCCCGGGGGCGCAAGAATAAACACCAGAGAGACTGAGTGGAATGGAATCCGCACTGGCGACGAGGAGAGATTGGAGGGGCACGACGTTGGAGGAATGGAGGGTCAATTTGTGCTTGGCTTGGCttgttaagagcatctccagccgcgtccctaaAGCGTcctccaaaccgcgccggattgagcgtttggggacgtGTTTTATTCGTGTCGTGTTtgtgggacgtcgctccccagctgcGTCCACCAAacaccgcccccaaacatttaaaataattcTTTTAACACAGAAAcatttatcaaatatagcatatgaataaaaatgtttgcgaggattgttttcaaattaaattacaacaaaaaataaaacaagtaaacaaatataataaatagggctagatgctagatcaaggtgccacggtatttcctttgatcctccacaaatgctcaacgagatcagcttgaagttgttcATGAACATtattgtcacggatctctgcgtgcatggcgagaaaatcagcaaaatctgcaggcaactcatgatcaacctccgcaagagggccctgacactcatagggaccaacatgtgtcctgacatgattcttgcggtcatcctcaatgatcatgttgtgcatgatcacacaaccctgcatcacctcccacatttggtcgtgagaccagcttagagcagggtaccggacaatggaaaattgagcttgaagcacaccaaatgcccgctcgacatccttcctgcaagcctcctgtcgcgtagcaaagtgggaattcttcagacctgatggattcgatattgttttgacaaaagtggcccattttggatatatcccATCG
It includes:
- the LOC127293094 gene encoding uncharacterized protein isoform X2 is translated as MFWRKNTPHFNLDDAEQRQAKINELRAALGPLSARGEKYCNESCLIRYLEARNWNVDRSRKMLEESLKWRLAKRPEDVRWPDVSVEAETGKLYRANFTDREGKTVVVMRPAKKVLKVFIDQKSVQKLNFVYKENEESMKMIYNHIDPEVLPVEFGGKNNVVYNHEDYSKLMTKDDIKTASFWATDVDMS